The following proteins are co-located in the Myroides profundi genome:
- a CDS encoding SMI1/KNR4 family protein — MKTLCIDKKEDIIIPFTKIGDPLWKDKTKLIIESLADNWGNDLVDPKSEEEIQLLEARIETSLPNSLKEFYKVFGVADIGEQLISFDEIDYIIKIWEPHPEYGPSFTLEDLSVLPYLITFSDYLGNGNMFCFHKETKEIYYFDHDSQPYLTKMFSHFDDYLKGCLVFAQADLFGEVGQDKVDQWTEQIVDELIGADLVRKWRY, encoded by the coding sequence ATGAAAACATTATGTATAGATAAGAAGGAAGATATCATCATTCCTTTTACTAAAATAGGTGATCCTTTATGGAAAGACAAGACTAAACTAATCATTGAGTCCTTAGCTGATAATTGGGGAAATGATTTAGTAGACCCCAAATCAGAAGAGGAAATACAACTATTAGAAGCAAGAATAGAAACCAGTTTACCAAATTCTTTAAAGGAGTTTTATAAAGTGTTTGGGGTAGCTGATATAGGCGAACAGTTAATCAGCTTTGACGAAATAGACTATATTATAAAAATATGGGAACCTCACCCAGAATACGGACCTAGTTTCACCCTGGAGGACTTATCAGTGTTGCCTTACTTAATTACTTTTAGTGATTATCTAGGTAATGGGAATATGTTCTGTTTTCATAAAGAGACTAAAGAGATCTATTATTTTGATCATGATAGTCAACCTTATTTGACAAAGATGTTTAGTCATTTTGATGATTATTTAAAAGGGTGTTTGGTTTTTGCGCAAGCAGATTTATTTGGAGAAGTAGGGCAGGATAAAGTAGATCAATGGACAGAACAAATAGTTGATGAGCTGATAGGAGCAGACCTAGTTCGTAAATGGAGATATTAA
- a CDS encoding MFS transporter — protein MKRTSNQGFTKYEKIVIFILAITQFTVILDFMVMAPLGDLLLKSLSMSTKDFGIAVSAYAFSAGAAGLLTAGFADKFDRKKLLLFFYIGFIIGTLFCGLANSYETLVLARIFTGLFGGVIGSISMAIVTDIFSLHQRGRVMGFIQMGFGASQVLGIPIGLYIANKWFWEAPFFMIVGLSILIAIAIAMYLKPVKDHLTLQPQKNVITHLWNTLKNKDYRIGFMSITMLSVGGFMMMPFGTIFAVNNLGVHPDQLPILFMISGVTSLTLMPFIGKLSDRMSKFKLFAFASIWLMVVSVVYTNFFQIPFWLVIMTNIFMMIGIMSRMVPSSALNSAVPDTADRGAYMSITSSLQQISGGIAAAIAGLIVYQEHDNSPLINYNIVAYVLVLVSTISIILMSRVNKLVRKRTL, from the coding sequence ATGAAAAGAACATCAAATCAAGGTTTTACTAAATATGAAAAAATCGTTATTTTCATACTAGCTATCACACAATTCACTGTTATTTTAGACTTTATGGTTATGGCTCCTCTAGGAGATCTCTTACTAAAGAGCTTATCTATGTCTACAAAAGATTTTGGAATAGCTGTATCAGCTTATGCTTTTAGCGCTGGAGCAGCAGGATTACTGACTGCAGGTTTTGCAGATAAGTTTGATAGAAAGAAACTTTTATTGTTCTTCTATATTGGTTTTATCATAGGGACCTTATTCTGTGGACTAGCAAATTCGTATGAGACTTTAGTTCTAGCTAGAATTTTCACAGGATTATTTGGAGGAGTGATAGGTTCTATCTCTATGGCTATTGTGACAGATATTTTTAGTCTACATCAGAGAGGTCGTGTAATGGGGTTTATACAAATGGGGTTCGGTGCAAGTCAAGTACTCGGTATTCCTATTGGGCTATATATTGCTAACAAGTGGTTTTGGGAAGCTCCTTTCTTCATGATTGTAGGACTATCTATCCTTATAGCTATTGCTATAGCGATGTATTTAAAACCTGTGAAAGATCACCTAACTCTGCAACCTCAAAAAAACGTTATTACACATCTGTGGAATACACTTAAGAATAAAGATTATAGAATAGGATTTATGTCTATCACCATGTTATCCGTAGGAGGATTTATGATGATGCCATTCGGGACTATCTTTGCAGTCAATAACCTAGGTGTTCACCCTGATCAATTACCTATCCTCTTTATGATATCAGGAGTTACTTCATTAACACTTATGCCATTTATAGGTAAATTAAGTGATAGAATGAGTAAATTTAAACTATTTGCTTTTGCCTCTATTTGGTTAATGGTTGTAAGTGTAGTGTACACAAACTTCTTTCAGATCCCTTTTTGGTTAGTGATTATGACTAACATTTTTATGATGATTGGGATTATGAGTCGTATGGTTCCTTCATCAGCTCTTAATAGTGCTGTCCCTGATACAGCGGACAGAGGGGCTTATATGAGTATCACATCTTCTCTACAGCAAATATCTGGAGGTATAGCCGCTGCTATCGCAGGGCTAATTGTCTACCAAGAGCATGATAACAGCCCACTTATCAATTACAATATTGTGGCTTATGTGCTTGTGCTTGTCTCTACTATAAGTATTATCTTAATGAGTAGAGTTAATAAGTTAGTACGCAAACGAACTTTATAA
- a CDS encoding glutamine amidotransferase-related protein, whose product MHIHFVIHEEYEAPGAFLLWTKRHNYSVSMTKTYENNILPTSAEHIDLLIVLGGPQNPITTTEECPYFNAQKEKELILKCILAHKAVVGVCLGAQLIGEALCNAYSHSPEKEFGVWPIHLTDEGKTHPKFKHIENGLPVGHWHNDMPGLTPDAIVLATSEGCPRQIIEYSNLVYGLQCHMEFTPEVIELILANDHESLVKYANHPFVQSAQQLMKYDYTRMNQALYTFLDKLVEEYKQQAEVKPLHHL is encoded by the coding sequence ATGCACATACATTTTGTAATACATGAAGAATACGAGGCTCCAGGCGCATTTCTGCTTTGGACAAAAAGACATAACTATAGTGTCAGCATGACTAAAACCTATGAAAATAACATTTTGCCAACCTCAGCAGAGCATATTGATTTACTTATTGTCTTAGGAGGCCCTCAAAATCCTATTACTACAACGGAGGAGTGTCCTTACTTCAATGCACAAAAAGAAAAGGAGTTAATACTAAAGTGTATTCTCGCTCATAAAGCAGTTGTCGGAGTCTGCCTAGGAGCGCAACTTATAGGAGAAGCTCTGTGTAACGCTTATAGTCACAGCCCAGAAAAAGAGTTTGGTGTATGGCCTATTCACCTTACAGATGAAGGAAAGACTCATCCAAAGTTTAAACATATAGAAAATGGACTTCCAGTAGGCCACTGGCACAATGATATGCCAGGACTTACACCAGATGCCATAGTACTCGCTACTAGCGAAGGATGTCCTAGACAAATAATAGAGTATTCTAATCTAGTATATGGATTGCAGTGTCATATGGAATTTACACCAGAAGTAATAGAGTTAATTCTTGCCAATGATCATGAAAGCTTAGTGAAATATGCTAATCATCCCTTTGTACAGTCTGCTCAACAACTAATGAAATATGACTATACTAGAATGAATCAAGCCTTATATACATTCTTAGATAAGTTAGTAGAAGAATATAAACAACAAGCTGAAGTCAAACCACTTCATCATCTATAA
- a CDS encoding OmpA family protein, with product MRKQLLKTGLLSIALFALGTNVQAQRVAEKKADKEYEKLAYIDAIKIYERMAKKGYINGDILMKLADSYYFNGKLLDANKWYTELFNGEYDDKDTVKIPSEYYYRYAQTLKAAEQYEASKKVMEQFVVLEKGDSRAKLYIENKDYLKRIEGGAARYELIHTSINTPYSDYGAAVIGDQLIFTSARPSSELSSKKLHEWTNESFTTLYSSTILADGKLGEPVVYAPELSSKVNDATAVFTKDGKTMFFTRNNSNLKGKRKNNKKNSSLLKIFSATKQANGTWGDIKELPINSDNFNTAHPALTPDNEWLYFSSDRDGSEGQSDIFRVALYPNDVYGGVENIGKKVNTAGRETFPFISSDNYLFFASDGHPGLGGLDIFSAKLEKNGMIGEVTNLGAPINSPFDDFSIYMNRDTNAGYVSSNRPEGLGGDDIYSFIQKACLQHIVGTVYDIKTKKGIPNATVVISDGLYEKSKTIQTDEQGKYSSETLDCSEKYRIKVEAPEYSTVELVFEAAAVTGDKEVNIGLDKSYETLGVNDDLFKKLKLQPIYFDFDQSFIRRDASIELMKVVEVMREYPAMIIDVRSHTDSRGNDNYNLALSDRRVKATIKWMISQGIEPNRLTGRGYGESQLQNRCSNGVPCSEADHQLNRRSEFIIIKM from the coding sequence ATGAGAAAACAATTACTAAAAACAGGTTTATTAAGTATTGCTTTATTTGCTTTGGGTACTAATGTACAAGCTCAGCGTGTAGCTGAGAAGAAAGCGGACAAAGAATATGAAAAACTAGCTTATATAGATGCTATAAAAATCTATGAACGCATGGCTAAAAAAGGATATATCAACGGCGATATATTAATGAAATTAGCAGATTCATATTATTTTAATGGAAAGTTACTTGATGCTAATAAATGGTATACAGAGCTATTTAATGGAGAGTACGATGATAAGGATACAGTGAAGATCCCTTCAGAGTATTACTATCGTTATGCACAGACCTTAAAAGCCGCTGAACAATATGAGGCTTCTAAAAAAGTAATGGAGCAATTCGTTGTATTAGAAAAGGGAGACTCTAGAGCGAAATTATATATAGAGAATAAAGACTATTTAAAAAGAATTGAAGGTGGAGCAGCTCGTTATGAATTGATTCATACTTCTATTAATACTCCTTATTCTGATTATGGAGCAGCAGTGATAGGAGATCAACTTATTTTTACTTCTGCACGTCCTTCTAGTGAATTATCAAGTAAGAAATTACACGAGTGGACGAATGAGAGTTTTACTACACTGTACAGTAGCACGATCTTAGCAGATGGCAAGTTAGGAGAGCCTGTTGTTTATGCTCCTGAGTTGAGTTCTAAGGTTAATGATGCTACTGCTGTATTTACCAAAGATGGAAAGACGATGTTCTTTACTCGTAATAATTCTAATCTAAAAGGTAAGCGTAAAAACAACAAGAAGAACTCTTCTCTATTAAAGATATTTAGTGCTACTAAACAAGCGAATGGTACTTGGGGAGATATAAAAGAATTACCGATTAACTCAGATAACTTTAATACTGCTCACCCAGCACTGACACCAGATAACGAATGGTTGTATTTCTCTTCTGATAGAGATGGAAGCGAAGGGCAGTCAGATATCTTTAGAGTAGCTTTATATCCTAATGATGTGTATGGAGGTGTAGAGAACATAGGGAAGAAAGTAAACACAGCAGGACGTGAGACATTCCCATTTATCTCTTCTGATAATTATTTATTCTTTGCTTCTGATGGACATCCTGGTTTAGGAGGATTAGATATTTTCTCAGCTAAGTTAGAGAAGAATGGAATGATAGGTGAAGTGACTAATTTAGGTGCGCCTATTAATAGCCCATTTGATGACTTTTCTATTTATATGAATAGAGACACAAATGCAGGATATGTGAGTTCAAACCGACCAGAAGGATTGGGAGGAGATGATATCTATTCTTTTATTCAGAAAGCATGCTTACAGCATATAGTAGGTACTGTATATGACATTAAAACAAAGAAAGGTATTCCTAATGCAACTGTTGTGATATCAGATGGATTATATGAAAAGTCTAAAACCATTCAGACAGATGAGCAAGGTAAGTACAGTTCTGAGACATTAGATTGTAGTGAGAAGTATCGCATTAAGGTAGAAGCGCCAGAATATAGTACTGTAGAATTGGTATTTGAGGCTGCTGCTGTGACTGGTGATAAAGAAGTGAATATAGGTTTAGACAAATCGTATGAAACACTAGGAGTAAACGATGATTTATTTAAGAAGCTAAAACTACAACCAATCTATTTTGACTTTGATCAATCATTTATCCGTAGAGATGCATCGATAGAATTGATGAAAGTTGTTGAGGTAATGAGAGAGTACCCAGCTATGATCATAGATGTGCGTTCACATACAGATAGTAGAGGTAATGACAATTATAATTTAGCCTTATCAGATAGACGTGTGAAAGCAACTATTAAATGGATGATTTCTCAAGGTATAGAACCAAATCGTCTGACAGGTAGAGGATATGGAGAAAGCCAACTACAGAACAGATGCTCTAACGGAGTACCATGTAGTGAAGCGGATCATCAGCTAAACAGAAGAAGTGAGTTTATCATTATAAAAATGTAA
- a CDS encoding diaminopimelate dehydrogenase, with product MNTSNQPIKIGIVGYGNLGKGVELAIRQNTDLELVAVFTRRDPQSIPTEAKAIHIDQITDYRDIIDVMIICGGSSTDLPEQVPYIAQWFNTVDSFDTHAKIPEFFNTVNKAAKDHNKLSLISTGWDPGLFSMLRLLGESILPQGETYTFWGKGLSQGHSDAIRRISGVKGGVQYTIPIESALDRVRQGENPVLTTAEKHERICYVVAEDGADTSIIEHTIKTMPNYFAEYNTTVHFISEEELKANHSAMPHGGKVFRSGITGTETKQNIEFGLTLESNPEFTASVLVAFSRAVYKLAQKGETGAVTVYDIPLGALSPKSAEDLRREIL from the coding sequence ATGAATACTTCTAATCAGCCTATCAAAATAGGTATTGTAGGTTATGGTAACTTAGGAAAAGGTGTAGAACTTGCTATTCGTCAAAATACTGATTTAGAATTAGTAGCTGTCTTCACCAGAAGAGATCCTCAAAGCATCCCTACTGAAGCCAAAGCAATACACATCGATCAAATCACAGATTATAGAGATATCATCGATGTAATGATTATCTGTGGCGGGTCTTCTACTGATCTACCTGAGCAAGTGCCTTATATCGCACAGTGGTTTAATACAGTAGACAGTTTTGACACTCATGCTAAGATTCCTGAATTCTTTAATACGGTAAACAAAGCGGCTAAAGATCACAATAAGTTGAGTCTTATCTCTACAGGATGGGACCCAGGGCTATTCTCTATGCTTAGATTATTAGGAGAAAGTATCTTACCTCAAGGAGAAACATATACGTTCTGGGGGAAAGGATTAAGCCAAGGACACTCTGATGCGATTAGACGTATCTCTGGAGTTAAAGGTGGAGTACAATATACTATCCCGATAGAAAGTGCTTTAGATAGAGTTCGCCAAGGAGAAAACCCTGTATTAACTACAGCTGAGAAGCATGAGCGTATCTGTTATGTAGTAGCAGAAGATGGAGCTGATACTTCTATCATAGAGCACACAATCAAAACAATGCCTAACTACTTCGCTGAATATAATACAACTGTTCATTTTATCTCTGAGGAAGAACTTAAAGCAAATCACTCTGCTATGCCTCATGGTGGTAAAGTGTTTAGATCTGGTATCACAGGTACAGAGACTAAGCAAAATATAGAGTTTGGACTAACTCTTGAGAGCAACCCTGAGTTCACTGCTAGTGTATTAGTAGCTTTCTCACGTGCGGTATATAAATTAGCTCAAAAGGGAGAAACTGGTGCTGTGACTGTATATGATATTCCTTTAGGTGCATTATCTCCTAAGTCTGCAGAAGATCTGAGAAGAGAAATACTATAG
- a CDS encoding DUF6985 domain-containing protein, whose translation MEEAQLVIDRIYSYLDRYSLKTNTDTAEDLIAFIEEQWNLADDGKYSLYDASIIIGRMTNEYIRLGEFEKMMFWLDESDKHVSRDRNPEYIRNYYKGECCLECGNEEAALHYLNLCYAVEPEYIFTRAPFCYEFFNQHLENPVQLLEPIEEDEVEIEMELELSLWKAFFKMEEAIRCEVLLDYIEDEVDEKEAEELMNRIVKDIQENEQAILEELLSELIPKYEKWQEQYGYEGEDKEAFMPDVTDKDQFGILITPMTIYIIPESWTEPPHIGYLFDCSWDREHALGFMTYHHKVEHIGGADSAFCL comes from the coding sequence ATGGAAGAGGCACAATTGGTAATAGATCGTATATATAGTTATCTCGATAGGTATAGCTTAAAAACGAATACAGATACCGCAGAGGACCTGATCGCATTTATAGAAGAACAATGGAACCTAGCTGATGATGGTAAATATAGTCTATATGATGCATCTATTATTATCGGACGCATGACTAATGAGTATATTAGATTAGGCGAGTTTGAGAAGATGATGTTTTGGCTTGATGAGAGTGATAAGCATGTTAGCCGAGATCGTAATCCTGAATATATCCGCAATTATTATAAAGGAGAGTGTTGTTTAGAATGTGGTAATGAAGAAGCTGCTCTGCATTATTTGAATTTGTGTTATGCTGTAGAGCCAGAGTATATCTTTACAAGAGCCCCTTTCTGCTATGAGTTTTTTAATCAACATTTAGAAAATCCTGTACAGTTACTAGAGCCTATAGAAGAGGATGAGGTAGAAATAGAGATGGAGTTAGAACTCTCTCTGTGGAAAGCCTTTTTTAAGATGGAAGAAGCTATCCGATGTGAAGTGTTACTAGATTATATAGAAGATGAGGTAGATGAGAAGGAAGCAGAAGAATTAATGAATCGAATAGTAAAGGACATTCAAGAGAATGAACAGGCTATTCTAGAAGAATTATTGAGTGAATTAATTCCTAAATACGAGAAGTGGCAGGAGCAGTATGGTTATGAAGGAGAGGATAAGGAAGCTTTTATGCCTGATGTAACAGATAAGGATCAGTTCGGAATATTGATTACACCGATGACTATTTATATTATACCAGAATCATGGACAGAACCGCCTCATATAGGATATCTTTTTGATTGTTCATGGGATAGAGAGCATGCGTTAGGCTTCATGACTTATCATCATAAGGTAGAGCATATCGGTGGAGCAGATAGTGCATTTTGTCTATAA
- a CDS encoding cytochrome-c peroxidase, producing the protein MKIKKYTCLIVLVFSLFSCSDKAKTYENITYNHYLLAQVDSLEVAVNSLVESVEQQKDSTAIRKAFVDSRVAYKKIEWAVAYFLPHTTKSINGPALDQLDLDENSFIPAEGFQVIEEYLYPEFDDESYSDMLLDTKRVKNFVLSMRKNFEVITIPEDLVLEALKMEVFHITALGITGFDTPVSRLLFVEATASLSGVKQVIELSKEWKQTASYKEIMPLLDKAIAICQKNPDKNSFDYLDFIVSYLDPIAKGIVHIQADLKIPFNDGDHQVVKGSVGSLFDKDLINLNAFSPDSTYYLTPAKVALGKELFFEKKLSKNDFRSCADCHHSDKAFSEPLKTALDLNGQPLLRNTPSLNYAAYYHGQFLDMRSMILESQSSDVITNKDEMHGDLKEIVAHLNNDEKYRKQFQTIYKTDKKVEVWQLENVLASYIRSLSVFNSRFDQYMQGNKQALSSREKNGFNLFVGKGQCATCHFMPLFNGTVPPFFTDSEQEVLGVPANKEGTVLDSDLGRYVFNTDLPQLKHSFKTTTVRNVGESGPYMHNGVYETLEEVMDFYNKGGGLGLGLDVESQTLPEDPLELTEAEIADIVLFMKALSDQ; encoded by the coding sequence ATGAAAATAAAAAAATACACCTGTTTAATTGTTTTGGTATTTAGTTTGTTTAGTTGTTCTGACAAAGCCAAGACATACGAGAATATTACCTATAATCATTACTTACTTGCGCAAGTAGATAGCCTAGAAGTAGCGGTGAATAGTTTAGTAGAATCAGTAGAACAACAAAAAGATAGTACAGCTATTCGAAAAGCATTTGTGGATAGTAGAGTAGCGTATAAAAAAATAGAATGGGCAGTAGCTTATTTTTTACCACATACCACCAAGTCTATTAATGGACCAGCTCTAGATCAGTTAGATTTGGATGAGAACAGTTTTATTCCTGCGGAGGGGTTTCAGGTAATAGAAGAATATCTATATCCTGAGTTCGATGATGAAAGTTATAGTGATATGTTATTGGATACAAAGCGTGTAAAGAACTTTGTATTAAGTATGCGTAAGAACTTTGAAGTAATTACGATTCCTGAAGATTTAGTACTTGAAGCATTGAAGATGGAAGTCTTTCATATTACAGCATTAGGTATTACAGGATTCGATACTCCAGTAAGTAGATTGTTATTTGTTGAAGCTACTGCGAGTTTATCTGGTGTAAAACAAGTGATAGAATTATCGAAAGAATGGAAGCAGACAGCTTCATATAAAGAAATTATGCCCTTACTAGATAAGGCAATAGCAATATGTCAAAAGAATCCTGATAAAAATAGTTTTGACTACTTGGATTTTATTGTTTCATATTTAGATCCTATTGCTAAAGGGATTGTACATATTCAGGCAGATTTAAAAATTCCTTTTAATGATGGAGATCATCAAGTAGTGAAAGGAAGTGTGGGATCTCTTTTTGATAAGGATTTGATTAATTTAAATGCTTTTTCACCCGATTCTACATATTATCTTACACCTGCAAAGGTTGCATTAGGTAAGGAATTATTCTTTGAAAAGAAACTTTCTAAAAATGACTTTAGAAGTTGTGCAGATTGTCATCATTCAGACAAAGCATTTAGTGAGCCATTGAAGACTGCTTTAGATCTAAACGGTCAACCACTTCTTCGAAACACACCTTCGTTGAACTATGCAGCTTACTATCACGGGCAGTTTTTAGATATGCGAAGTATGATACTAGAGAGCCAGTCTTCTGATGTTATCACAAATAAAGATGAGATGCATGGTGATTTAAAAGAAATCGTAGCTCATTTAAATAATGATGAAAAGTATAGAAAGCAATTTCAAACTATTTATAAAACAGATAAGAAAGTAGAAGTTTGGCAATTAGAGAATGTGTTAGCTTCTTATATCCGTTCACTTTCAGTATTCAATTCTCGTTTTGATCAATATATGCAAGGAAATAAACAGGCGCTAAGTAGTCGTGAGAAGAATGGCTTTAATCTCTTTGTAGGAAAAGGACAATGTGCTACTTGTCACTTTATGCCTTTGTTTAATGGAACGGTTCCTCCATTCTTTACTGACTCAGAACAAGAGGTGTTAGGAGTGCCAGCGAATAAAGAAGGAACGGTACTAGATAGTGATTTAGGACGATATGTATTTAATACAGATCTCCCTCAATTAAAGCACTCTTTTAAGACCACTACAGTTAGGAATGTTGGGGAGAGTGGACCTTATATGCATAATGGTGTGTATGAAACTCTAGAGGAGGTAATGGATTTCTATAATAAAGGAGGAGGTTTAGGTTTAGGGCTAGATGTTGAAAGCCAAACTCTACCAGAAGATCCTTTAGAATTAACAGAAGCAGAAATAGCTGATATAGTATTATTTATGAAGGCATTAAGCGATCAGTAA
- a CDS encoding DUF695 domain-containing protein, with protein sequence MGFFDKIFGKSIKESKEVELDAQYQLFWDWFIANEASFYKTIEKHDRVVEDFIDIVSPKLKAINPDFNMLTGMGKDGIGELIITPDGRLKALSFVDDFIEAAPEHERWSFISCKPSVKGIGLKMNGFLLDEETVSFIPIHDEGYPDYIHLRFIVKECTPENEEEIGNALYIFLDNYLGEIKTMTMIDYLEMKGEEGIEGELIPVSKLSDYLSYREAEFVEKYDSVIRNSSEDTYSILESNTNNEPLIVVVNTSFLNWDQKMSYPWVVKVSMAYNGREDGLPNKEDVTTMDEIEDLILESGILHSVARETGSGERTLFFATKDYKSASREVFKTIGLFTDRFDIDYTIYRDKYWMGLEVYTRAINNG encoded by the coding sequence ATGGGGTTTTTTGATAAAATATTTGGGAAAAGTATAAAAGAGTCAAAAGAGGTAGAGTTAGATGCGCAATATCAGCTGTTCTGGGATTGGTTTATCGCTAATGAAGCTAGTTTTTATAAGACAATAGAGAAGCATGATCGTGTAGTAGAAGATTTTATAGATATAGTGAGTCCTAAGTTGAAGGCTATTAATCCAGACTTTAATATGCTTACAGGCATGGGAAAAGATGGAATAGGTGAACTAATTATCACACCTGATGGTAGGTTAAAAGCATTGTCATTTGTAGATGATTTTATTGAAGCAGCTCCAGAGCATGAAAGATGGAGTTTTATTAGCTGTAAACCAAGTGTGAAAGGAATAGGGTTAAAGATGAATGGTTTTTTATTAGATGAAGAGACTGTTTCGTTTATACCAATTCATGATGAAGGTTACCCGGATTATATTCATTTGCGTTTTATAGTGAAGGAGTGTACTCCTGAAAATGAAGAAGAAATAGGGAATGCTCTATATATATTTCTAGACAACTATCTAGGTGAGATTAAGACAATGACTATGATAGATTATTTAGAGATGAAAGGAGAGGAAGGGATTGAAGGAGAGTTGATTCCAGTGTCTAAGTTAAGTGATTATTTAAGTTATAGAGAAGCAGAGTTTGTAGAGAAATATGACAGTGTAATTCGAAATAGCTCAGAGGATACTTATTCTATCTTAGAGAGTAATACTAATAATGAGCCCTTAATAGTGGTAGTGAATACTAGTTTTTTAAACTGGGACCAGAAGATGTCTTACCCATGGGTAGTGAAGGTTTCTATGGCTTATAATGGACGTGAGGATGGGCTGCCTAATAAGGAAGATGTCACGACTATGGATGAGATAGAAGATCTAATTCTCGAATCAGGAATCTTGCATAGTGTGGCCAGAGAGACAGGTTCTGGAGAACGCACTTTATTCTTTGCGACAAAAGATTATAAAAGCGCATCTCGGGAAGTATTTAAGACAATAGGTTTATTTACAGATCGATTTGATATTGACTATACGATTTATAGAGATAAGTATTGGATGGGGTTAGAAGTGTATACTAGAGCTATCAATAATGGCTAG
- the yaaA gene encoding peroxide stress protein YaaA, with amino-acid sequence MKILISPAKSLDYTTAVPVEKATKASFIKESKVINEVLQSKTPMDLEVLMKISNNLAELNWKRNQERAFVKKAGKEKDFKQAVFAFNGDVYAGLDAYSLTSDKIEVLQEKLRILSGLYGLLKPLDEIEPYRLEMGTKMAVGANANLYEFWKPILAEALNKEMKQGELLINLASNEYFSAIDKKAIKGTIVTPDFKELRDGKLKTISFYAKKARGMMVRYIIDNNVNDIEGLKKFNVDGYAWSETDSKGNNLVFTR; translated from the coding sequence ATGAAAATTTTAATATCGCCTGCTAAGAGTTTAGATTATACAACAGCAGTGCCTGTAGAGAAAGCTACAAAGGCTTCATTCATCAAAGAATCAAAAGTGATTAATGAAGTATTGCAATCTAAAACTCCGATGGATTTAGAAGTTTTAATGAAGATTTCTAACAATTTAGCTGAGTTGAATTGGAAGAGAAATCAAGAGAGAGCTTTTGTGAAAAAAGCAGGAAAGGAAAAAGACTTTAAGCAAGCAGTTTTTGCTTTTAACGGAGACGTTTATGCAGGATTAGATGCTTATAGCTTAACATCAGATAAGATAGAAGTATTACAAGAAAAATTGAGAATATTATCAGGTCTTTATGGCTTGTTAAAACCTTTGGACGAAATAGAACCATATCGTTTAGAAATGGGAACTAAGATGGCTGTAGGAGCAAATGCAAACCTATACGAGTTTTGGAAGCCTATTCTAGCAGAAGCTCTAAATAAAGAAATGAAACAAGGTGAGTTGTTAATCAACTTAGCGAGTAATGAATACTTTAGTGCGATTGATAAAAAAGCGATAAAAGGCACCATAGTAACACCTGATTTTAAAGAATTAAGAGATGGTAAACTTAAAACAATCAGCTTCTATGCTAAAAAAGCAAGAGGAATGATGGTGCGCTATATCATAGACAATAATGTGAATGATATAGAGGGGTTGAAGAAGTTTAATGTGGATGGGTATGCGTGGAGTGAAACTGATTCTAAGGGTAATAATTTAGTGTTTACAAGATAA